The DNA window TGCTCTGCACTGAGTGCTACTCCAATGAGTACTCCTCCAAGTGCCACGAGTGCAAGAAGACCATCATGCCTGGTGAGAACCATACACCAGATCCATCGAATCTAtactagacacacacaaacaggcgtGTACACAGATTACTCTTGCACTATCACAGATGACACAAACCTTCAATGGTTGCAACCACATTTAGATCTGTCAaaataccaacacacacagcccctTATGACATAATAATCTATTTCACGTTATAATGCtcataaaaatattcaaaatgaAATCATCTTTATCAGAGGCACATGAAATGTGTTGATTTGTTTGAACCAGCGTCCATATTAGTAAAATCATTATTATCGttattacacgcacacacacattaatcacTGTCGTAGTACACGAATAGCCAGGACTAAACTCAAACGTTTTTGGATGATTCTAACTAATCTACATGTCTTTGAATGTCCTCAATCACATAAgcccttgcctagttaaataaagattaaataaaataaaataacaaaaaaaatggtgCTTCTCCCAGACAGCCAGTGTAACTATACGCTGAGGTCTGGAGTGCAGCAGAGCCGGAACACTGAACGTAGATCGAGATGACCTCCAGacctcctctctatccccacTCTGTTTCTACACAAAGACCACACGCAGTATTTACAGTGAGGGAATGTGTGTGAACCCAAGgactgagtagtgtgtgtgtcctttttctcactctccatcccttATCCTTTCCCAATTACCCTTATTAAtctacctctgtctctccatccctctcttattCACTCACCCtccccctgctccctccctccttacttccctccctccctcggtccctccctccctctctgctcttctctcccacATGCAGGCTCCAGGAAGTGGAGCATAAGGGTAACAGCTGGCATGAGACCTGCTTCACCTGCCAGCGTTGCCAGCAGCCCATCGGCACCAAGAGCTTCATCCCCAAGGAGAACCAAAACTTCTGTGTGCCCTGCTACGAGAAGCAGTTTGCCATGCAGTGTGTGCATTGCAAGAAAGTAGGTCAAGGGTCATgacagtgtactgtagtgttttcCCCTAAATTTTCTGACCTCTAAAGTGATGTATACAACATAGAAAACAGGGCTCTTTGGATATCTGCTGAAAGTCTGGCTGTGTCTGGCAGGCAAGACTATAGGAACATCGAGTagcactttatatgtatataaatGCTATCAGTATCTATGCAAGTGGCAATTTACTAAATGGATTGCTGTAACCGCGAAGATCTGGTATCTGGATGGCAGTACttggtgtgtgcgcatgtgtatgTGAGTACTTGTGTGCACACGTATGTGTGTGCATGGTCAAATGTGTGCCTGTATGCctaaccctttctctctccattaaaTAGCCCATCACTACTGGTGGGGTGACCTATCACGACCAGCCCTGGCATAAGGACTGCTTCCTGTGCACCGGCTGCAAGCAGCAGCTGTCAGGCCAGCGGTTCACCTCCCGTGATGACTTTGCGTACTGCCTCAACTGTTTCTGCAACCTGTACGCTAAGAAGTGTGCCTCCTGCACCACCCCCATCAGCGGTAAACTATCTATCTATGTGGTTGTGTTACAGATACATGTTTTCTGCTCAGGTCATGCACAGACTATCAGAGGCCAGAAAATGGCTCCGATAGAGAGGGCCGCTGAGCAACTAGCCCCTAGTCAACTTTGCACTATTTTGTTTTTtcctgtgttatttcttacattattaggccagaacattttttgtgttactacatacagccgggaataacttttggatatcagagcggcggtaatcATCATTACCAGCATTACAATCaagaatacaactttcccgagtcggatcctttgttcgtgcccaccagggcaattgaactgattccagaggctgacccaaaacactgccggcggagaagaggtactcggagtggacttccagtccgactcaggaggcgcacacaccacccaccgcttccgagtatattactcgctaatgctcagtctctggataataaagttgacgagctgattgtaacatactctgtttcatagaaacatggctctctctggatatactgtctgagtccgtacagcaagttgggttctcagttcatcgcacagacagaaataaatctctccgggaagaagaagggcgaggttgtatgtttcatgattaactactcatggtgtgattgtgacaacatacaggaactcaagtccttttgttcacccaaacggaaataaatcaaatcaaatttatttatatagcccttcttacatcagctgatatctcaaagtgctgtacagaaacccagccaaacagcaagcaatgcaggtgtagaagcacggtggctaggaaaaactcaaagccaaaacctaggaagaaacctcacaatcaaatgccgaccgtattgcCTCCCAAGAgcattctcttcggttatagtcacagctgtgtatattcctCCTCAAGCCgacagccctcaaagaacttcactggattttttgcaaactggaaaccacatatcctgaggccgcatttattgtagctggggattttaacaaagcaaatttgaggaaaacgctaccgaagttcgaccaacacattgactgaggTACTCGACCACTGCTAAAAcacgaccactgctactccaacttccagatgcctacaaggccctccccctccctttgacaaatctgatcacgactccactttgctcctcccttcctataggcagaaactcaaacaggaagtacccatgctaaggactattcaacgctggtctgaccaatcgcaatccacacttcaagattgttttgatcacgcaaactgggatatgttccgggtagcctcagagaataacattgacaaatatactgatacggtgactgagtttatcaggaagtgtataggagatgtacccactgtgactattaaaacctaccctaaccagaaactgtgaatagatggcagcatttgtgcaaaactgaaagtgtgtttacagacatattcaatttctacctatcccagtctgctgtccccacatgcttcaagatggccaccattgttcctgtacccaagaatgcaaaggtaactgaactaaatgactatcgccccggaGCACTCAGTTCTGccatcatgaagtgatttgagagactggtcaaggatcatatcaactctaccttacctgacaccctagaccagggctgcccaaccctcttcctggagatctactgtcctgtaggttttcagtccaaccctaatttagcaaaTCTGATTCAgttagttaaggtcttgttgagcagctaattagtagaatcaggtgtgcaaattagggttggactgaaaacccacaggacggtagatctccaggaagagggttgggcagccctaatctagacccacttcaatttgcttaccgccttaATAGagccacagacaatgcaatcgccatcccactgcacactgccctatcccatctggacaagaggaatatctatgtaagaatgctgttcattgactatagctcagcagtCAACACGATAGTACCATTCAAGCTCACCATTGAGCATGAgactctgggtctgaaccccgccctgtgcaactgggtcctggacttcctgacgggccgccactcccaggtggtgaatgtaggaaacaacacctagacttcgctgatcctcaacactggggccccacaagggtgcgtactccctgttcacccgtgactgcgcacgcctccaactcaatcatcaagtttgcagataacACAgcaggcggcaggtagcttagtggttaggttGTTGGgctggtaaccgaaaggttgcaggatagaatccctgagctgacaaggtaaaaacctgtcgttctgcccctgagcaaagcagttaacccactgttccctgggcgctgaATACGTGGATGTcaatttaaggcagccccccgcacctctctgattcagaggggttgggttaaaagcagaagacacatttcagttgaatgcattcagttgaacaactgactaggtatagtaggcttgattactgacagggaggaggtgagagctctgggagtgtgatgccaggaaaataacctctcactcaacaaaacaaaggagatgattgtggtcttcaggaaacagcagagggagcacctccacatcgacgggactgcagtggagaaggtggaaatcatcaagttccttggtgtacacatcactgacaaactgaaatggtccacccacacaggcagtgtggtgaggaaggtgcaacagaggctgaagaaatcacaaacttttacagatgcacaattgagagcagaTGCACAattgtatcaccgtctggtacggaaactgcaccgcccgcaaccgcagggctctcaagagagtggtgcggtctgcccaacgcatcaccgggggcaaactacctgcccttcagtacacctacagcacccaatgtcacaggaaggccaaaaagattgtcaaggacaacaaccacccgagccaccccactatcatccagaaggcgaggtcagtacaggtgcatcaaagctggaaccgagagactgaaaaggccatcagactgttaaatagccatcactagcacatgaaaggctgctgcctatatacatagacttgaaataactggcactttaataaatggaacactagtcactttaataatgtttacatattttgcattacatacagtatgtatatactgtattctactgtatcttagtctataccactctgacattgcccgtccataaatgtatacattcttaattctattcctttacttagatttgtgtgtattgtgtgcattgttgtgaatgttttagatattacttgttagatattactgcactgttggtgctagaaagataagcatttcactacacccgcaataacatctgctaaacacgtgtatgtgaccaataacattttattttattttattttatttgagatgtTTACAACATGTGGAATAGTGCTTAGTGTACACTAACATGCTAACACGATCCAACCATCTGTGCAGTCCTGCGATGAGATTGTGTGTACCCGAAAGCACCCTGTGTGTATCTAACagagtgtcagtcagtcagttagatgCTCACTTCCATCAGTTCTAACTTCTaatgagtcagtcagtcacttattcactcactcacatcacgcCATACACTGTGCCCTGTTTGAATCCTTACggtctcctttcctccctcctcaatCACAGATCTATGTAATTTGATAAGAGAAAGCAAGGTATATCTGTTCTACTGTTTCCTCCACTCTGATCTGTGACAACTTCAATGAAGGATGTATTTAGGATGTACAGACCTCTCTCACCTTTGGATAACAGTATGTTTtgatctctccctgtctctctcaggtcTGGGTGGCAGTAAGTACATCTCCTTTGAAGAGCGTCAGTGGCACCATGACTGCTTCAACTGTAGGAAGTGCTCCGTCTCCCTGGTGGGCCGGGGTTTCCTCACCGAGCGTGACGACATCCTGTGCCCTGAGTGTGGCAAAGACATCTGATTGGCAGGCAGCGAGTGGCCGACAAATCTGATTGGATAGTAATGAAACAACCAGGAagaatgttttaaaataataGATTTACAAAATCAGCGAGGAACCATAGCAATGAGTACCAACAACAACCCGTCAGAGCAcaactgaatatatatatatatatatatatatatatatatatatatatatatatatatatatatatatcataataGCACAATATACTATTAGGCTACTAACCCAATATGCTATTTGAGTTCTAAGATATCTATTTGACAATCATAGGTTTTTGTGTCATTGGTCTTAGATTTTTTGGTATGCAACAGCAAATATTGCTTTCTGTATTCCCTGGCTTGATATCCAATATCAGTTTGAGGTTTTGCGCAAGAATGTCTGCTGTCCTAATCTATTATATGCTGGTAAGATTCATATATTCAGAGTTTATGCATTTAGAAAGGAAAGTCTACCGAAATTACACAATTACTGCAGTCTATGGAAACAAATATGTAATTCTGTAATTTGGGTGGACTATCCCTTTACGTTTTGAAAGGTTATTTTGTGGTGCGTATGAAGGAGCACCAGTTTCTAAGTAAATGAGCTCCAAAGTAAATGTGAACTAACACAAAGGAACAGGTTTACCGGGCTTTTACACTGGTGCAAAGTTTGTAATGTTATTCATGTGGGAATAAAAATAAAAGCTACAACTAAAGAAAAATATTAAATGTTAATAACAGAAGTGTAAATAATGACAGTTTGATAAGCTCAATTTATCATCCCAAATAAATGGCAAGTATACATTTGAGGCTGGTGCAAATGCCTGGTAACTCTATGTGCCTATAAACGTAAGAGCCAACACAGCACTGTCTGTATAAGTCATTTTCCAAGGGCGCCGATGaagtctgtgtttgaaatccaaATAAAGAACTACAAAAGACCCATTGCTGTTCACCTTGTATTACTGTAAGGAAAGGACAAGAAGTTAACAACAATGTCATCCTTTTCTAAAGGAGTTGGTAGAAGGTAGAAGCCCCAAATTACTGGTCCAGGGTCAGatatcagtggcggtcagtgccgtttatttattttatttaacaaggcaaatcaattaagaacagattcttatattacaatgacagcctaccccagccaaaccctcccctaacccagacgatgcaaggccaattgtgcgccgccctatgggactcgcaatcacggccggttgtgatacagccggggatcaaaccagggtctgtagtgacgtctctagcactgagattcagtgccttagaccgctgagccactcaggagcagCGATGTTTAAGATgagtgagcatggccttatttctattacagcatattggatgattgCCGtacatattccattcacccagttcaatgtaacagcgataggttgaGGCTAccacatgatactcaaattttccctatacccatcatgaggttgctacaccCTAGCCTAAGAATAAAGTTTACaaagtaggtgcacacaggtcgagagaacaATTTGAGGTGAGAGACAGTGACAGATGGACACTTTCAatacacactcttgcctgcatctagctgatgtagggtgtaatcattagtccaacagtagcaaacgagagtttctattggacaaattcaggtatgtttatccccgttaggttctgtttaagaaacatttttcaacagaatcatcggaatgaatacaccactgAACATGCGTTAACACAGTTCACATTCATAACAGCCGTGTTGCATTCCTTCTCTCATGTATGTGCTCTCCTCCTGGCATCTTTTCCCTTCGTCGCTTGTGGATGTCAatacacaacacatcagctgtatgtgaccaggcaaaaaaaactttccaagtcaaaccatatcataacctctACACAGATTACAGTAGCTGAAGTagcgtcatagtcaacatagctaatagaactaatgtgttagtaaacctgctacaatcatgccgTAACTGTCACGccccctgaccatagtaagctgttttttctctgtgttggttggggcgtgatagtgacttgggtgggtcatctaggtgatattgtatttctatggtggcctgatatggtccccaatcagaggcagctgtttatcgttgtctctgattggggatcatatttaggtagccattttccctattgtgtttgtgggatcttgtctatgtttagttgcctgtcagaactatttgtatagcttcacgtttcggtCGTtaactttgttgttttttgttcggtgttcatttattaaaaggaatatgtacgcctaccacgctgcaccttggtccattccttaCGATGATCGtgacagtaacattacagtgtacagtcagtaatcagtttagcagttacaccggcgggcccagtggaaatacatttgtaaaaccaaaagcttaccttgacttggaagagttccagtgttgtgttggatagtcatagccagcaagctaacatcctctgtttgagcagggtgtgtttgagtaggctaaactagctagctgcttttgctagctaagtaagtgacacagaactttttttttaaaggaggaaatctctctctatctctctcttgcttctccttcatttaggaagaaattaacatgttaaaaactgttcaactattgtctttctctctctttgagtcaactaccacATTTTATTCACTGCAGTGCTAggtagctgtagcttatgctttcaggactagattaattctctgatcttttgattgggtcgacaatatgtcagttcatgctgcaagagctctgtcATAATTACatgtcataattactgtataagtctatggaagggggtgagaaccatgagcctccaaggttttgtattgaagtcaatgtacccagaggaggatggaagttAGCtttcctccggctacaccattgtgctaccctacagagtgctgttgaggctactgtagaccttcattgcaaaattgtttgttttaatcaattatttggggaTGTGATTATATTTATAATAGTTCTATCTAAAAAGGACAACTTCAATtatttacacatttttttcttctgaaaATCACTGAGCAGGATGGTcctgcccttcctcctctgaggagcctccactgtcagATATACTTTAATGTGCTAATAATTAAGTATGATTCAAGGTTGGCTAATCTGATCCTGGATTAGGCGCAATTTCTTTCTTGTGCTCTTGCAAATCATGCAGGACTGATGCACCATCTAGTGGTGGACTTCTGTTTTATTCAAATGGACACACTCAAGGCTTCACACAAGGCAATTCACACTAGCTAAATATCTCATTACAAATGAAAGTGTCAGTCACAGCACTAATACATTAACAATCAGTATCAAAACCCTTCAAAATCCCTAACCTGTCATGACCCACTGTGTTCGCAATACATGTGGATTGGGTAccggtaccctgtgtatatagcctcgttattttattgtgtcactttttttttttttttttttactttagtttatttagtaaaaatgttcttaactctatttcttgaactgcattgttggttaagggcttgtgagtaaacatttcacagtaaggtctacacctgttgtattcagcgcatgtgacaaataaagtttgatttgatttggtacatTACGGCTACGGCCACACACAGAGGCATGAAGATGTATGAAAAGGCATATATGCATTCAGCTTTGTAGACCTTAAGTTTTCCTATTACGCTTTAAGTACCATCAGCTTCCATCACTCTAGCTCTATAACCAGCACTGGGAGACTGAACGCTGAAACAACTACTGTAAGAGGATTGCAGGTAGGTGGCAGCATCACAGAAGTATAATGCATGGAGTAGCATAGAGGGTTAAACTGCGTATTCCTCGCAAAATACCTACTTATTCCAGAAAGTAATCCTGGACATATATTGTGGTGCCATGTCTGCAGTAGGAGTCAATAGAGTCACAGTTCGCTCTAGCTCCATGGGAGGGTGCTGGAGGACAGGAGAACTCACTGTAAGGACACACAagggcggtcacgagtcatgacggcgCTCAAATTCCAGGTGACCA is part of the Salvelinus sp. IW2-2015 linkage group LG36, ASM291031v2, whole genome shotgun sequence genome and encodes:
- the LOC111959237 gene encoding four and a half LIM domains protein 2; amino-acid sequence: MTERYDCHYCKESLFGKKYVLREENPYCVKCYESLYSNTCEDCKKPIGCNTRDLSYKDRHWHEECFQCFQCKRSLVDKPFSTKDDQLLCTECYSNEYSSKCHECKKTIMPGENHTPDPSNLLSYSLTLPLLPPSLLPSLPRSLPPSLLFSPTCRLQEVEHKGNSWHETCFTCQRCQQPIGTKSFIPKENQNFCVPCYEKQFAMQCVHCKKPITTGGVTYHDQPWHKDCFLCTGCKQQLSGQRFTSRDDFAYCLNCFCNLYAKKCASCTTPISGLGGSKYISFEERQWHHDCFNCRKCSVSLVGRGFLTERDDILCPECGKDI